The genomic region GGACGGGCGGGACGGATAGCCCTAAGCACCTCGCGCTCATGGGTAAATAATGAGCGCGAAGCGGGAGGTGAAGGATTTGCAAGAGATCATGACGCAACTCTGGCCCTGGTACGTTTCCGGCCCCTTGCTGGGTCTGATCGTGCCGCTCTTGCTCTGGCTCGGTAACAAAGACTTCGGAATCTCGGCCAACCTGCGCCACGTCTGCGCCATGTGGCCGGGTAAGAAACCCGCCTTCTTCCAGTACGACTGGAGGAAAGAGACCTGGAACCTGCTCTTCGCGCTGGGCCTGCTCGCGGGCGGCTTCCTCGCCGGCTACCTGTACCCGGGGGACCCGGTCCACCTCAACGGCACGGTGCTCGAGCGCATCAAGAGCTGGGGGCTCGACGACCCGCAGGCCATCGTCCCCCTCAAGCTGTTCGCCACGAGCGCGCTAGCCTCCTGGAAGGTCTGGGTCTATCTGCTGCTCGGCGGCTTCCTAATCGGTTTCGGAGCCCGTTACGGCGGGGGCTGCACCTCGGGCCACGCGATCACCGGCATCGCGGCGCTGCAGCTGCCCTCGCTTGTGGCGGTCGTCTTCTTCTTCGTCGGCGGCCTGATCGGAGCCTGGTGGATCCTGCCCGGGCTGATCGCCTGGATCACGGGAGGTGCCGGATGAGGTTCTTCTTCGGTCTGGCCTACTTCCTGGTGGGCGTCCTCGGGGGCGTCACCCTGGTGCAGTCGCAGGCGGCTTCCTGGTACCGCATCCAGGAGATGTTTCAGTTCGGGGCCTTTCACATGTACGGCATGATCATGTCCGCGATCGTCGTGGCCATGATCGGCGTTTGGCTGCTGCGGGGCAAGCGCAGCCTCGAGGGACCCGAGATCAAGATCAACGACAAGGCCCGTACCTGGACCCGTTACATCGTGGGCGGGACGATCTTCGGGCTCGGCTGGGCGCTGGCCGGCGCCTGCCCGGGGCCCACGCTGGCGCTGATCGGCGCCGGCTGGCCCGCCTACCTGATCCTCTTCGCGGGAATGATCCTGGGCACCTGGGTCTACGGGCTGCTGCGGGAGATGCTGCCGCACTGATACGAAGTTCCGAAAGGACTACGGCCGGGCGCGCGCCCGGCCGTAAGTCTGCAGGATGAGCTCGGCGGCCTCGAGCAGGCCCCCTTCGCCTGAGGGAGCGACCACGCGGTCGGCCGCCCGCTGCACGAAGTCGGGCGCGTTGCCTACGGCGATGCCTAGGCCCGCCGCTTCGAGGCCGCCCAGGTCGTTGAGCCCGTCGCCCAGCATCACCGTGGCCTCGGGGGCGACGCCGTAGCTACGGGCCAGCTCGAGCAGGCCCGTGCCCTTGTGCCCCGCGGCCGGCTTGACGCCGAGGATCCAGTATCCTTCGCGGGGTCCGTAGGCCTCGACGCGGGCGCCCGCGCTCAGCTCCGCTCGCAGCCCATCCAGCCGCCCGGCGGGTACCCGCAGCAGCCAGGCCCCTACGAGGGGCAGGTCGGGAACGGCTTCGGGGGCGATGGCGAAGGAAGGCGTACCCGTCGCCGCCACGTGTTCGTGGCGGTCTTCGGGGGGCCGGGTGGCCAGGTGGTAGCGGACGCCCAGGGCGGTGTGGAACTCGGCGACGAGGTGAAGATCAAGGGCGGCCGCGAGGACCCGCCTCACCACGGAGGGGTCCAGCGTCGTACGGCTCTGGATACGGCCGCGGGCGTCGGCGATCAGGGCGCCGTCGGAAAAGGCGTGCAGGCCGTCGGGGCGGATGCGCCTGGCCGCCTCGAGCGCGAACCCCGCCGGCAGCCGTCCGGTGTTGACCGCGAGCAGGTGGCCCGCCGCACGCAGCCGTTCGAGGAACCGCGGCGCGTCGGGAAGGAAGACCCCGTGCTTCAGCAGGGTGCCGTCCAGGTCCAGCGCGATCAGCGCCCGCGCCACAACCCCTCCAGCGCCTCGGCGAGGCCGCAGCGCTCCACCGGCGCGACCACGCGGTCGGCGGCGCGCTTGACCTCGTCCGGCGCGTTGCCCATGGCGATCCCCACGCCGGCGGCGCGGATCAGCTCCAGGTCGTTGGCGCCGTCGCCGATCATGGCCACCTCGCGCATCGTCACCCCGAACCGCTCGGCCACCCAGCGCGCCGCACTCAGCTTGCCGGCGCGGCGCTCGAGCAGCGAGGCGTAGAGCACGCCGGGGGTGGACGGGCTGGTGCCCATGTGCCAGGAAAGCCGTTCCGTCAGCTCGGCGTCCACCGCAGCCCTGGCGCGCTCCCACGCCGGGCCGGGGCGCACGACCCACTGCAGGCGGATGACGGTGCTGCGGAAGAACCGCGCCTGCAGTTCCGTCCGCTGAAACTCGATCCCCAGCAGGCGGGCATGGGCTTCAAGGTCCGAGGACGAGCGCTCGACGTAGACGCCGCCCTCGGCGTCGTAGGCCTCGAGGGGCAGGGCGCGAGCGCGGGCCAAGTCGACGACCCGGTGGTAGGCCGTCTGGGGCAGACGCACGGCGTGCGCCGGGGTGCCGTCCGCGCGGGCGACGAGCGCCCCCTGATGGAAGACGTGGAGGCCTTCGGGGTCGAGCCGCCGCGCGTAGTCAAGGCTCAGGCCGGCGCTAGGTCGCCCGGTGGCCAGCGAGAGGTGCAGGCCGTGGGCGCGGGCCTTTCGCGCCGCCTCCCAGGCGCAGCCGGGCACCCCGTCGGGCCCGTGCAGGGTGCCGTCGACGTCGACGAAGACGAGGCGGATCATCGCACGCCGATCCATCCCGAGTGGGCGACGACCGCGGGCCCGCCCACGTAGACCGCGTAGGGTTCGCCCGACACCGCGTACTCGACGCGTACACGAACCACGCCAGGCACGCCCAGATGGTGCCCCTGAAGCACCTGGATCTCGGCCGAGCCCTCGCGCCGCGGCACCACCCCGGCGCGGGCCAGCAGCGCGGCCAGCGCCCCGTTCGCGGTGCCCGTGACCGGGTCTTCGGGAATGCCCAGAGCGGGCGCAAAGTCGCGAGCGTAGTAGGCCCGCGGCCCCACCGGCGCGTAGGTGTGCACGGTGTCGACCTCGAGCACCGAGCAGATCTCGACCAGCCGTTCCATGTCGGGCTCGAGCTCGTCGACCAACCCGGGGGCGATCAGGGGAACGAAGGCGGACCAAAGGCCGCTGAAGGCGACGCCGCTGGGCAGCCCACGGTGCAGGTAGCGCTCGTTGATACCCAAAGCCTCGAGCAGCTCGCGCAACGCGCTCCAGGAGAGAACGTCGCGGAAGCGGGGCGCGGGCTCGCGCATCACCGCCTGGATCACCCCGGCCTCGTCGCGCTCCAGGTGGACCGGAATGTTGTCCACCGGGGTCTGCAGGAAGAGCTGGCGCTCGCTCTCGCCGATGCGCCCCTGCAGCGTCAGGGTGACCGCCAGGGCGATGGCCGCGTGCCCCGCAAACTCGACTTCACGGGCCGGGGTGTAGAACCGCACCGAGAAGACGTTGTCCTTCCAGTCGGTGACGAAGACGGTCTCGCTGGTCTCGAGCTCCTGGGCGACGCGGCGCATCTGCGCGTCCGAAAGCCCGCGGGCGTCGAGCAGCACCGCGGCGCGGTTCCCCGTGCCCGGGGTGCGGGTGAAGGCGTCGACGAGCAGGTAGGGCAGCTTCACCGGCTACTCCTCGATCTTCAGGTGCAGCTCCGCCAGCTGCGCGGGAGAGACCGGCGCGGGCGCGCCGGTGAGGGGGTCGCGACCCGACTGGTTCTTGGGAAAGGGGATGACCTCACGGATGCTCGCCGCACCGCTCATCAGCGCCAGGAAGCGGTCGAGGCCCCAGGCGATGCCGCCGTGCGGCGGCGCGCCGTAGCGCAGCGCCTCGAGAAAAAAGCCGAACTTCTCCTCGGCCTCCTGGCGGGGGATGCCGAGCACGTCAAACATCTTTTGCTGGAGCTCCATGCGGTGAATACGTATCGAGCCTCCGCCCACCTCGGTGCCGTTGAGGACCAGGTCGTAGGCCTGCGCCCGCACCCGGCCCGGGTCGCTTTCCAGCAGCGGCAGGTCCTCCGGATGGGGGGAGGTGAAGGGGTGGTGCATGTAGGTCCACAACTCCAGGTCGCTGTCCCACTCGAGCAGCGGAAAGTCGACGACCCAGAGGAAGTTCCAGCCGCTGCGCTCGACCCCCAGCAGCTCGGCGAGTGCCAGGCGCACCTGACCCAGCGCCTCGAGCGCGGTGCTCCAGCGGTCCGCGACGAAGAGCACGGTCTCGCCCGGTCGTGCGCCCCAGGCGCGCAGGGCCGCCTCGTCCAGGAACTTGGCGATGCCGCCGCTGAGGCCGTCCGCGCCCACCTTGACCCAGGCCAGCCCCTTGGCGCCGTAGCGCCTCGCCACCTCCTCGAGCGCGGCGATCTGCTTGCGCGAGAGCTCCGCCGGCGCCCGCAGCCCGCGGACCACGCCCCCGGCCTCCAGCACGCTGCGGAAGGCGTTGAAGTTACCCTCGGCGAAGAGCGCGTCGGCCGCTGCGAGTTCGAGGCCGAAGCGGGTGTCGGGCTTGTCGGAGCCGTACCGCTCCAGCGCCTCGCGGTAGGGCATCCGCGGGAAGGGGAGGGGCAGCTCCACCCCCAGCGCCTCACGGAAGACGTGGACCACGAGCCGCTCGTTGATCGCCCAGATGTCCTCCTGGCTTACGAAGGACATCTCCAGGTCGAGCTGGGTAAAGTCGGGCTGACGGTCGGCCCGCAGGTCCTCGTCGCGGAAACAGCGGGCGATCTGGAAATAGCGGTCCACGCCCGCGATCATCAGCATCTGCTTGAAAAGCTGGGGCGACTGGGGGAGGGCGTAGAACTTGCCGGGCTCGAGGCGGCTCGGCACCAGGAAGTCGCGCGCGCCTTCGGGGGTGCTGCGGGTGAGGAAGGGGGTCTCCACTTGCACGAAGCCTTCGGCGCTGAGGAAGTCCCAGATCGCCTTGATGACCGCGTGGCGCAGCCGCAAGCGGTCCAGCATCGGCTTGCGCCGCAGGTCGAGGTAGCGGTACTTGAGGCGCAGGTCTTCGTTCACGCGCTCCGCCGGGTCGTCCTCGCCGCGCCAGGAGGCGTCCACCGGGAACGGCGGCGTCGCCGCTTCGTTCAGCACCTCGATGCGCGCGGCCGCGACCTCGACGCGGCCCGTCGCCAGCTCGGGGTTGACCTGGTCGGCGGGGCGGGCGCGCACCGTACCCTCGACCTCGACGACGTACTCGCCGCGGACGCGGTCGGCCTCGGCGAAGGCGGGGCTGTCGGGGTCCACCACGACCTGGACCAGCCCGGTCCGGTCACGCAGGTCGAGGAAGACAAGCCCGCCCAGGTCGCGCCGGCGGTTGACCCAGCCCTGCAGCAGGACCCGTTCGCCTTCGTGCCGTTCGTTCAGTTCACCGCAGTAATGGGTGCGTTTCACGCCGTTCCACCTCGAATCCATTCTTTCACTTTGTCCGGACGAAGGGTGCGTTGTTCGCCCGATTTCAGGTCCTTGACCGTCAGCGTGCCGGCCGCGGCCTCGTCGGCTCCGAGGAGGCCGGCGAAGCGCGCCCCCTTCTTTTCCGCCTCCTGCAGGCCCTTGCCGGGTTTGCGCGCCTTAAGCGCGTACTGCACGCGCAGCTCCGGCCAGAAGCGGGCGGCGACCTCCAGGGCCCGGGGAACCAGCTCGGGCTCGAGGGGGACGACGTAGAGGTCGAGCCCCGGCGAGGGGGCAGGGTAGAGGCCTTCGGCCTCCATGGCCAGGGCCACGCGCTCGACGCCCAGCGCCCAGCCGACCCCGGGCGCCGGGGGTCCGCCCAGCAGCTCGCTGAGGCCGTCGTAGCGGCCGCCGCCGCCCAGGGCGGACTGGGCGCCCAAGAGTTCGTGATGTATTTCCCAGGAGGTGCGCACGTAGTAGTCGAGCCCCCGCACGATCGTAGGATCGACCTCGAAGGGAACGCCCAGCGCCCGCAGCCGCGCCTGCACCGCCTCGAAGTGCTTCCGGGCCGCCTCGCCCAGGAAGTCGAGCATGGGGCGCACCTTCAGGGCTTCGAGCAGGCGCCGGTCGACCTCGGCCTTGGAGTCGAGGATGCGCATGGGGTTGGTCTGGAGGCGCCGCCGCGAGTCTTCGGACAGCTTCTGCTCGTGTGGGGTGAGGAGCTCGCGCAGGTAGGCGTTGTAGCGCGCCCGGTCCGCGGCGTCGCCCACCGAGCCCAACTTGAGGTGCAGCCGCTGGAGGCCCAGGTCCGCGAGGATCCACCAGGAGAGGGCGACGGCTTCGGCGTCCACCTCGGGCTCGGCGGCGCCGATGACCTCGTAGCCGGTCTGGTGGAACTGCCGCTGGCGGCCTTTCTGGGGCCGCTCGGCGCGGAACATGGGACCCGCGTACCACAGCCGCACCGGCTGCGGCCGCACCTTCATGCCGTGCTCGATGTAGGCCCGCACCACGCCCGCGGTGCCCTCGGGCCGCAGCGTCAGCGAGCGCTGGCCGCGGTCGCTGAAACTGAACATCTCCTTTTGTACGATGTCGGTCGTCCGACCCACGCCGCGCTCGAAGACCTCGGTGTGCTCGAAGATCGGGGTGGCGATCTCCTCGGCGCCCGCGGCGCTCGCCCAGCGACGGGTCGCTTCGACGACGGTGCGGTGGTAGGCCAGCGCGGACCCGAACAGGTCGTGGGTTCCCTTAACGGCGCGAATCACGGCGCCATTTTAGCACTTCGGCCGCCGGGGCCCCGCGCCCGATGACGGGGTAAAGCAGGACCCCCGGAGCGCGGACCGGGAAAAATCATATTCCCGTTAATATCCCTTAACAGGAATATGGTATCTTGGGGCATGCTCGAACCCCTCGCCAACTGGTCCGACCCCGCCAAGCGGCGGCTCTGGGCGGTGAAGGCCGCGCACGAGCGCGACGAGGCGCGGCTCATCGAGCTGCTCGAGGCCTACCTCTTCCTCAAGGGCCGTAAAAAGGCGCTCGTCAGCCCGGAAACGCTGCGCACCTACCGCACCGCGCTGCGCGACTACCTGGCCTGGGCCTGGCCCGAGGGCGCGCCCGGACCCCGGGTGCCGCTCCTCAAGGTCACGGGCGACGACCTCGACCGCTACCTGAGCGAGCTGCAGACGACCGGCGGCCACCTGCCCGAGAACGCCCGGCCCCTCAAGCCCGCCAGCGTGGCCACCTACCTGGCGGGCGTGCGCGCCTTCTACCGGGCGCTGGAGTGGGCCGGCGCCGCGGTGGCCCCGGACGACGTGCACGCCCCCGCCGACCCCACGCCCCGCGAGGAGCGCCGTCCGGCGCTGCCGCTGGAGCTCTACCGCCGGCTGCTCGAACACCTGGACGACCCCGACGACGCCGGCAAGCTCCGCGACCGCGCGATGGTGCGGCTGATGGCCGAGGCGGGGCTGCGCATTAGTGAAGTCATTCACTTAGACGAGGCCGACCTGCTGGACGCCGAGCGGCTGCTCGTGGTGCGCTCGGGCAAGGGCGGCAAACAGCGCACGGTTCCGATCACGCGCGCGCTGGCCGCCGAACTGCGCGACTGGCGGCGGCTGCGCCGCGCCTACGCCGAGCCCGGCGAGAGCGCCCTCTTCGTCAACACCGGCGGCCGCAAGAACCGCGGCCAGCGTTTGTCGGCCAGCCTGCTGCGCAAGCGGCTGGCGCGCTACTACGAAGAGCTGGGCTTCCCTCCCCGCTACCGCGGCGCCCACATGCTGCGCCACACCGCGGGCACCCGTTTCTACCGCGCCACCGGGGACCTGCACGTCACCGCGCGCCTGCTCGGGCACGCCAACGTCAACACCAGCGCCATCTACGCCAAGATGGACCTGGAGGGGTTGCGCGACGCGGTGGACCGGCTGGAGGACGAGGCGTGACCCTGCTTCAGGACGTTCTCGACCATGCGCGCCGGCTTCCCGGGGTGCGCGAGGACTTCCCCTTCGACTTCGAGACCCTGACCCTCAAGGTGGCCGGGAAGATCTTCCTGCTCACCAGCCTGCGCGCCGACCCCGTGCGCCTCAACCTCAAGTGCGACCCCGAACGGGCGCTCGAGCTGCGGGCGCGCTACCCCGAGCACGTCCTCCCCGGCTACCACATGAACAAGCGGCACTGGAACACCCTGGTGCTCGACGGCACCCTCCCCCGGCCGCTGGTGGAGGAGCTGATCGACCACAGCTACGCGCGCGTGCTCGCGGGTCTTCCCCGCCGCATCCGCGCGGCGCTAGCGCGGGGTGTAGAAGAAGGCGAAGCCGAGTAGCGCGTAGACCCCGAGGAGCATCACGCCTTCGAGCCAGTGGGTCTCGCCGTCGCGCACCACCGCGTTGGTGATCACGATGGAGGCGGCCAGCCCGGCGATCTCGAGCGGGTTGTGGAAGACGAGGTCGAAGGGCCGCCCCACCGCCCAGCCCCAGATGACCAGGATCGGCGCCACCAGCAGCGCGATCTGCAGGCTTGAGCCCACCGCGATCTGGACGGCCAGGTCCATCTTGTTGCGCACCGCGAAGGAGACCGCCGCCAGGTGCTCGGCGGCGTTGCCCACGAGCGGAATCACGATGATCCCCACGAAGAACTCGGAGAGGCCGAGCGACTCCGTGGCCGCCTCGATGTTGCCCACGAGCAGCTCTGAGACCACGGCGACGCCGACCGTCGAGGCGAGCAGCACGGCCACGGCGAGGCCGGGGCTCCACTCGGGCGCGTGCCTTTCCTCCAGCCCGCCGACGAGGTCGCGGTGGGTGACCAGCGAGAACCAGAGGTTGGCCAGGTAGACGGTGATCAACACCCCGGCCACGGCCAGGCTGTAGGCGGCGTCGGGCAGCGCCGGGTCGCGCACCCCGAAGAAGGTGCGCTCCGCCAGGTCGAAGAAGGCGGGCAGCATGAAGGCGACGAGGGCGAGGGTGAGCAACGTGGTGAGCAGGCCCGCCGCCTGGGCGTTGAAGCGCTGCCGGTGGTGCCGCAGACCTCCCAGCAGGATGGAAAGCCCCAGCACCAGGAGCAGGTTGGAGAGCAAGGAGCCCGAGATCGAGGCCTTGACGACCTCGACCTTGCCCGCGTTCAGGGCGATGACCGCGATGATGAGCTCCGCGGCGTTGCCGAAGGTGGCGTTGAGCAGGCCGCCGGCGGTGCTGCCCGCGCGCGCGGCCAGCTCCTCGGTGGCGCGACCCATCCAGGCGGCGAGCGGCAGCAGTGCGAACGCGGACAGCAGAAAGACCCAGACCCCGCCCCAGTTCAGGTACTCCGCCGCCAGCGCGAGGGAGACCGCGATCAGGGCGTAGCCGCGCCAGCTCATGACCCCGCCTCTTCGCGCCGCAGGCTGTAGACCAGGCTGGCCCCGCCGCGGTTGGTCACGCCCCACAGCACGTCGCAGGCCTCCATCGTGCGTTTCTGGTGGGTGACCAGGATGAACTGCCGCTGGCGGGCGAAGTCGC from Oceanithermus desulfurans harbors:
- a CDS encoding YeeE/YedE family protein; the protein is MTQLWPWYVSGPLLGLIVPLLLWLGNKDFGISANLRHVCAMWPGKKPAFFQYDWRKETWNLLFALGLLAGGFLAGYLYPGDPVHLNGTVLERIKSWGLDDPQAIVPLKLFATSALASWKVWVYLLLGGFLIGFGARYGGGCTSGHAITGIAALQLPSLVAVVFFFVGGLIGAWWILPGLIAWITGGAG
- a CDS encoding DUF6691 family protein, with translation MRFFFGLAYFLVGVLGGVTLVQSQAASWYRIQEMFQFGAFHMYGMIMSAIVVAMIGVWLLRGKRSLEGPEIKINDKARTWTRYIVGGTIFGLGWALAGACPGPTLALIGAGWPAYLILFAGMILGTWVYGLLREMLPH
- a CDS encoding HAD family hydrolase; amino-acid sequence: MARALIALDLDGTLLKHGVFLPDAPRFLERLRAAGHLLAVNTGRLPAGFALEAARRIRPDGLHAFSDGALIADARGRIQSRTTLDPSVVRRVLAAALDLHLVAEFHTALGVRYHLATRPPEDRHEHVAATGTPSFAIAPEAVPDLPLVGAWLLRVPAGRLDGLRAELSAGARVEAYGPREGYWILGVKPAAGHKGTGLLELARSYGVAPEATVMLGDGLNDLGGLEAAGLGIAVGNAPDFVQRAADRVVAPSGEGGLLEAAELILQTYGRARARP
- a CDS encoding HAD family hydrolase; the protein is MIRLVFVDVDGTLHGPDGVPGCAWEAARKARAHGLHLSLATGRPSAGLSLDYARRLDPEGLHVFHQGALVARADGTPAHAVRLPQTAYHRVVDLARARALPLEAYDAEGGVYVERSSSDLEAHARLLGIEFQRTELQARFFRSTVIRLQWVVRPGPAWERARAAVDAELTERLSWHMGTSPSTPGVLYASLLERRAGKLSAARWVAERFGVTMREVAMIGDGANDLELIRAAGVGIAMGNAPDEVKRAADRVVAPVERCGLAEALEGLWRGR
- a CDS encoding PhzF family phenazine biosynthesis protein, translating into MKLPYLLVDAFTRTPGTGNRAAVLLDARGLSDAQMRRVAQELETSETVFVTDWKDNVFSVRFYTPAREVEFAGHAAIALAVTLTLQGRIGESERQLFLQTPVDNIPVHLERDEAGVIQAVMREPAPRFRDVLSWSALRELLEALGINERYLHRGLPSGVAFSGLWSAFVPLIAPGLVDELEPDMERLVEICSVLEVDTVHTYAPVGPRAYYARDFAPALGIPEDPVTGTANGALAALLARAGVVPRREGSAEIQVLQGHHLGVPGVVRVRVEYAVSGEPYAVYVGGPAVVAHSGWIGVR
- the aspS gene encoding aspartate--tRNA ligase, with product MKRTHYCGELNERHEGERVLLQGWVNRRRDLGGLVFLDLRDRTGLVQVVVDPDSPAFAEADRVRGEYVVEVEGTVRARPADQVNPELATGRVEVAAARIEVLNEAATPPFPVDASWRGEDDPAERVNEDLRLKYRYLDLRRKPMLDRLRLRHAVIKAIWDFLSAEGFVQVETPFLTRSTPEGARDFLVPSRLEPGKFYALPQSPQLFKQMLMIAGVDRYFQIARCFRDEDLRADRQPDFTQLDLEMSFVSQEDIWAINERLVVHVFREALGVELPLPFPRMPYREALERYGSDKPDTRFGLELAAADALFAEGNFNAFRSVLEAGGVVRGLRAPAELSRKQIAALEEVARRYGAKGLAWVKVGADGLSGGIAKFLDEAALRAWGARPGETVLFVADRWSTALEALGQVRLALAELLGVERSGWNFLWVVDFPLLEWDSDLELWTYMHHPFTSPHPEDLPLLESDPGRVRAQAYDLVLNGTEVGGGSIRIHRMELQQKMFDVLGIPRQEAEEKFGFFLEALRYGAPPHGGIAWGLDRFLALMSGAASIREVIPFPKNQSGRDPLTGAPAPVSPAQLAELHLKIEE
- the hisS gene encoding histidine--tRNA ligase, translating into MIRAVKGTHDLFGSALAYHRTVVEATRRWASAAGAEEIATPIFEHTEVFERGVGRTTDIVQKEMFSFSDRGQRSLTLRPEGTAGVVRAYIEHGMKVRPQPVRLWYAGPMFRAERPQKGRQRQFHQTGYEVIGAAEPEVDAEAVALSWWILADLGLQRLHLKLGSVGDAADRARYNAYLRELLTPHEQKLSEDSRRRLQTNPMRILDSKAEVDRRLLEALKVRPMLDFLGEAARKHFEAVQARLRALGVPFEVDPTIVRGLDYYVRTSWEIHHELLGAQSALGGGGRYDGLSELLGGPPAPGVGWALGVERVALAMEAEGLYPAPSPGLDLYVVPLEPELVPRALEVAARFWPELRVQYALKARKPGKGLQEAEKKGARFAGLLGADEAAAGTLTVKDLKSGEQRTLRPDKVKEWIRGGTA
- a CDS encoding tyrosine-type recombinase/integrase; this encodes MLEPLANWSDPAKRRLWAVKAAHERDEARLIELLEAYLFLKGRKKALVSPETLRTYRTALRDYLAWAWPEGAPGPRVPLLKVTGDDLDRYLSELQTTGGHLPENARPLKPASVATYLAGVRAFYRALEWAGAAVAPDDVHAPADPTPREERRPALPLELYRRLLEHLDDPDDAGKLRDRAMVRLMAEAGLRISEVIHLDEADLLDAERLLVVRSGKGGKQRTVPITRALAAELRDWRRLRRAYAEPGESALFVNTGGRKNRGQRLSASLLRKRLARYYEELGFPPRYRGAHMLRHTAGTRFYRATGDLHVTARLLGHANVNTSAIYAKMDLEGLRDAVDRLEDEA
- a CDS encoding MmcQ/YjbR family DNA-binding protein: MTLLQDVLDHARRLPGVREDFPFDFETLTLKVAGKIFLLTSLRADPVRLNLKCDPERALELRARYPEHVLPGYHMNKRHWNTLVLDGTLPRPLVEELIDHSYARVLAGLPRRIRAALARGVEEGEAE
- the cax gene encoding calcium/proton exchanger; amino-acid sequence: MSWRGYALIAVSLALAAEYLNWGGVWVFLLSAFALLPLAAWMGRATEELAARAGSTAGGLLNATFGNAAELIIAVIALNAGKVEVVKASISGSLLSNLLLVLGLSILLGGLRHHRQRFNAQAAGLLTTLLTLALVAFMLPAFFDLAERTFFGVRDPALPDAAYSLAVAGVLITVYLANLWFSLVTHRDLVGGLEERHAPEWSPGLAVAVLLASTVGVAVVSELLVGNIEAATESLGLSEFFVGIIVIPLVGNAAEHLAAVSFAVRNKMDLAVQIAVGSSLQIALLVAPILVIWGWAVGRPFDLVFHNPLEIAGLAASIVITNAVVRDGETHWLEGVMLLGVYALLGFAFFYTPR